The Methanothrix soehngenii GP6 genome has a window encoding:
- a CDS encoding methanogenesis marker 8 protein, which produces MSEHLLEMAGARVRVRDGKVEVLTEPAIRSCPLRQDLYGIKVESKETVKRVLEEHMAELGMYGPKRVLELEDKPVSFGASEILSDALTEGLIDAAVLVSEGAGTVVATRPEVLQAIGAHMTGLVKTEPIEEIQSGLEERGCILIDRQGTVDQVLGFERAVEAGYSRIAVSLAGHRADDARALRERERALGARATILAVHTTGISENEAQVLAECCDLVWSCASRSVREVAGGKALMQIGIAIPVFALTPMGKRLILNRAMHFSGQLVLHRAGLPVTPEGKQPEPLV; this is translated from the coding sequence GTGTCAGAGCATCTGCTGGAGATGGCCGGGGCCCGGGTCAGGGTTCGGGACGGGAAGGTCGAGGTTCTAACTGAGCCTGCCATCCGCTCATGTCCCTTGCGTCAGGATCTGTATGGCATCAAGGTCGAGAGCAAGGAGACGGTGAAGAGGGTATTAGAAGAGCATATGGCAGAGCTTGGCATGTACGGGCCGAAGAGAGTCCTGGAGCTGGAAGATAAGCCGGTGAGCTTCGGGGCTTCGGAGATCCTCTCAGATGCCCTGACAGAAGGGCTAATAGATGCCGCTGTGCTGGTCAGTGAGGGTGCAGGGACAGTGGTGGCCACTAGGCCCGAGGTCCTGCAGGCGATCGGAGCCCATATGACCGGCCTGGTGAAGACTGAGCCCATCGAAGAGATTCAAAGCGGCCTGGAGGAGAGGGGATGCATTCTGATCGACCGGCAGGGAACAGTAGATCAGGTCCTGGGTTTTGAGAGGGCAGTAGAAGCAGGATATAGCAGGATTGCTGTAAGCCTAGCCGGTCACAGGGCAGATGACGCTCGAGCGCTGCGGGAGAGGGAGAGAGCTTTGGGAGCCCGGGCCACAATTTTAGCCGTTCACACCACGGGCATAAGCGAGAACGAGGCCCAGGTTCTGGCGGAATGTTGCGACCTTGTCTGGTCCTGCGCCTCCCGATCCGTGAGGGAGGTGGCAGGAGGAAAGGCGCTGATGCAGATTGGCATTGCCATTCCCGTCTTCGCTCTGACCCCGATGGGAAAGAGGCTGATATTAAACCGGGCGATGCACTTTTCCGGGCAGCTGGTGCTGCACCGGGCGGGCCTGCCGGTGACGCCGGAGGGAAAGCAGCCGGAGCCACTGGTTTAA
- the hisD gene encoding histidinol dehydrogenase: MITKRLSELEDEDLRSLLSRDVGIQDVLPAVNEIIMEVGSKGDEALFKYTEKFEGAHLDDLRVTQEEIDLSYDLVDDRLLEALSSAADHIFYFHNEQKEHDLWMSEASPGVLVGQKVVPLDSVGAYVPGGRAAYPSSALMTVIPAKVADVPRIVVCTPPQKDGSINPLTLAAADMAGADEIYKLGGAQAIAAMALGTDSIERVDKIVGPGNVYVTAAKMLTRGSVEIDFPAGPSEVLILADRTADPGVIAADMIAQGEHDPKSISVFVSLDDLLASAVAEELNIQAPGAARSDIVSESLEHSAILLADDMDEALDFVNAFAPEHLEIITREPMNVLRSIRNAGSVFLGKFTPVAAGDYASGTNHVLPTSGYARIFSGLNVDHFTKKMTLQMITDEGLLGLEETITTLAEAEGLLAHAESVRRRLEPRE; this comes from the coding sequence GTGATAACTAAAAGGCTGAGCGAGCTCGAGGATGAGGATCTGCGTTCACTTCTCTCCAGGGATGTGGGCATTCAGGATGTTCTTCCTGCAGTAAATGAGATCATCATGGAGGTCGGGTCGAAAGGAGATGAGGCTCTATTCAAGTACACTGAGAAGTTTGAAGGGGCACACCTCGATGACCTGCGCGTGACCCAGGAGGAGATCGATCTATCATACGACCTGGTGGATGACAGGCTTCTTGAGGCGCTCTCCTCGGCAGCGGATCATATCTTTTATTTCCATAATGAACAGAAAGAGCATGACCTCTGGATGAGCGAGGCATCTCCCGGGGTGCTGGTGGGCCAGAAGGTCGTTCCTCTGGATTCTGTTGGAGCTTACGTTCCCGGGGGCAGGGCGGCCTACCCCAGTTCGGCCCTGATGACCGTCATTCCCGCCAAGGTTGCTGATGTGCCCAGGATTGTGGTCTGCACCCCGCCCCAAAAAGACGGATCGATCAATCCATTGACGCTGGCTGCTGCGGATATGGCAGGAGCTGACGAGATCTATAAGCTCGGAGGGGCTCAGGCGATAGCTGCCATGGCTTTGGGCACAGATAGCATTGAAAGGGTGGACAAGATCGTGGGGCCGGGCAATGTCTATGTCACTGCCGCCAAGATGCTTACCCGAGGCTCGGTGGAGATCGATTTTCCTGCTGGTCCCAGCGAGGTCTTGATCCTGGCCGATCGGACAGCGGATCCTGGGGTGATAGCTGCCGATATGATCGCTCAGGGAGAGCACGATCCCAAATCGATCTCCGTTTTCGTATCCCTGGATGATCTCCTGGCCAGCGCCGTGGCGGAGGAATTGAACATTCAGGCTCCTGGGGCTGCACGCAGCGATATTGTCTCTGAGAGCCTGGAGCACAGTGCCATTCTGCTGGCGGACGATATGGATGAGGCGCTTGATTTTGTCAATGCTTTTGCCCCTGAGCATCTGGAGATAATCACCAGGGAGCCCATGAACGTCCTGAGGTCCATTCGCAATGCAGGGAGCGTGTTCCTCGGAAAGTTCACCCCGGTGGCGGCAGGGGACTATGCCAGCGGGACGAATCATGTGCTTCCCACCTCGGGATATGCTCGCATCTTCTCCGGCCTGAATGTGGACCACTTCACCAAGAAGATGACCCTGCAGATGATCACCGATGAGGGGCTTCTGGGGCTGGAGGAGACGATTACCACTCTGGCCGAGGCGGAAGGGCTGCTCGCCCACGCCGAATCGGTGAGAAGAAGGCTGGAGCCGCGGGAATGA
- a CDS encoding ATP-dependent DNA ligase yields MSSFLSFAELCQRVEGVSGSLEKVDLVAAFLKNLDDDELAVASGFIMGDLFSPSMDLVMGVGPSILYEAMARACGCSTERISDMLRATGDPGLVASAAVDKKKPIGFAAFIKDEPLSIKEVYQRLVAVARASGKGSQDAKVKNLQYLFSQATPLEAQYIARLAIEDMRIGIGEGGVRDAIAQAFSQDASKVERAYNLTNDIGLVAVNARKGTLADLSVLINHPIKMMLAQVGEGISASMQELGSAAIEWKYDGARVQIHKDGKRVRIFSRRLEDVTRSLPEIVRLAQEVRADKAILDGEVVAIGKDSRPLAFQEILKRFRRKYNVEKQAKETPLHLFLFDLIYLDGQSTVDLPLTRRRELLEGIADPSILADQVISDSVQRAEEIYHQALEKGHEGLILKNSMSVYAPGKRGKNWLKIKPVMETLDLAVIGAKWGEGRRASFLGSYRLACLDEATSKLQDIGWVATGLTDEALAELTELFRELILVQNGMEVELKPAVIFEVAYEEIQKSQSYSSGYALRFPRLVRVRDDKSLEEADSLERVESLYRVQRGRNNSR; encoded by the coding sequence ATGAGCAGCTTCTTGAGCTTCGCCGAGCTCTGTCAGCGAGTGGAGGGGGTCTCCGGCTCTCTGGAAAAGGTCGACCTAGTGGCAGCATTCCTGAAGAATTTGGATGATGATGAGCTGGCAGTTGCCTCAGGGTTCATCATGGGGGATCTCTTCTCCCCCAGCATGGACCTGGTGATGGGGGTGGGGCCGAGCATCCTTTACGAGGCGATGGCACGCGCCTGTGGATGCTCGACGGAGAGGATATCAGATATGCTGCGCGCTACCGGGGACCCGGGACTGGTGGCATCTGCGGCCGTCGATAAGAAAAAGCCCATCGGATTTGCTGCCTTCATCAAAGATGAGCCGCTCTCCATCAAAGAGGTTTATCAGAGGCTTGTAGCCGTGGCCCGGGCCTCGGGAAAGGGAAGCCAGGATGCCAAGGTCAAGAACCTGCAATATCTCTTCAGCCAGGCCACTCCTCTTGAAGCGCAATATATCGCTCGCCTGGCAATAGAGGATATGAGAATCGGAATCGGTGAAGGAGGAGTTAGAGATGCCATCGCCCAGGCTTTTTCCCAGGATGCGTCAAAAGTGGAGAGGGCCTACAACCTGACCAACGATATCGGCCTGGTGGCAGTCAATGCCCGCAAAGGGACGCTCGCAGATCTGAGTGTGCTGATCAACCATCCCATCAAGATGATGCTGGCCCAGGTGGGAGAGGGAATTTCCGCCTCCATGCAGGAGCTGGGGTCTGCGGCGATAGAGTGGAAGTACGATGGAGCCAGGGTGCAGATCCACAAGGATGGGAAGAGGGTTCGCATCTTCTCCCGCCGGCTGGAGGATGTGACCAGGTCCCTGCCCGAGATCGTCCGTCTTGCCCAGGAGGTCAGGGCGGATAAGGCCATCCTGGATGGAGAGGTGGTGGCCATTGGCAAAGACTCCAGACCCCTGGCCTTCCAGGAGATTTTGAAGCGCTTTCGCAGGAAGTACAATGTGGAAAAGCAGGCCAAAGAAACGCCTCTGCACTTATTTTTATTCGATCTGATATATCTTGATGGCCAAAGCACAGTGGATCTGCCCCTGACCAGACGGCGGGAACTGCTGGAGGGTATCGCCGATCCATCGATACTGGCAGATCAGGTCATATCCGACAGCGTCCAGAGGGCAGAAGAGATCTACCACCAGGCTTTGGAAAAAGGCCACGAGGGGCTGATCCTCAAGAATTCGATGTCGGTATACGCTCCGGGAAAGAGGGGCAAGAACTGGCTTAAGATAAAACCGGTTATGGAAACCCTGGACCTGGCAGTGATAGGGGCAAAATGGGGCGAGGGCAGGAGAGCTAGCTTCCTGGGCTCATACCGGCTGGCCTGCCTGGATGAGGCTACGAGCAAGCTCCAGGATATAGGCTGGGTAGCCACTGGCCTAACGGACGAGGCTCTGGCGGAGCTTACTGAGCTGTTCCGAGAGCTGATCCTGGTGCAGAATGGGATGGAGGTCGAGCTGAAGCCGGCGGTGATCTTCGAGGTGGCCTATGAGGAGATACAAAAGAGCCAGAGCTACTCATCGGGATATGCACTTCGTTTTCCCAGATTGGTGAGGGTGAGGGATGACAAGTCCCTGGAGGAAGCGGATAGCCTGGAGAGAGTGGAATCCCTCTACCGGGTGCAGCGAGGAAGGAATAACTCCCGCTGA
- a CDS encoding homoserine dehydrogenase, with translation MRDIKVSLVGYGIVGHGVVDVLTRKREILRDMGLNLMLVSVTDHTGTVLSEDGVDANKILGERTLANVATSSMKGKEAINAIDSDLMIEVTPTNIVHGQPGLGHMEAALASGKHVVTSNKGPLVVSYGSLKKLAEDNGVMLKFEATVGGTMPLISLVERTLVGNTILGVRGIFNGTCNYILTRMTEEGIPYAHALSEAQDMGIAEADPSYDVEGVDTAGKVLILANSLFNMNVKYSDVNVTGITGVTPEALALAKKRGYAIKLIGDVPALTVRPTLVPLDSPLAVAGTLNSAAIYTDLSGTITVSGLGAGSIETASAILTDIISIYRTKRIDAIF, from the coding sequence ATGAGAGATATTAAGGTCTCCTTGGTTGGCTACGGCATTGTGGGCCACGGAGTGGTTGACGTTCTCACCAGAAAGAGAGAGATCCTCCGGGATATGGGCCTGAACCTGATGCTGGTTAGCGTCACCGATCACACGGGAACGGTATTGTCCGAGGACGGTGTGGATGCGAACAAGATCCTGGGCGAGAGGACCCTGGCCAATGTGGCCACATCGAGCATGAAGGGGAAAGAGGCCATCAATGCCATTGACTCCGACCTGATGATCGAGGTCACTCCCACCAACATCGTTCACGGCCAGCCGGGTCTGGGCCATATGGAAGCTGCGCTCGCCTCGGGCAAGCATGTGGTTACATCCAACAAAGGGCCACTAGTGGTATCCTACGGCAGCCTGAAGAAGCTGGCAGAGGATAACGGCGTGATGCTGAAGTTCGAGGCCACAGTCGGCGGCACCATGCCCCTGATCAGCCTGGTTGAGCGCACCCTGGTAGGCAATACGATCCTCGGCGTCCGGGGCATATTCAACGGCACCTGCAACTATATTCTAACCCGCATGACTGAGGAGGGCATACCCTATGCTCACGCCTTGAGCGAGGCTCAGGATATGGGCATTGCCGAGGCCGACCCCAGCTATGATGTAGAGGGGGTGGATACCGCTGGAAAGGTGCTAATCCTGGCCAACTCCCTGTTCAACATGAATGTCAAGTACTCCGATGTGAATGTGACCGGCATCACAGGAGTCACTCCAGAGGCTCTTGCTCTGGCCAAGAAGAGAGGATATGCCATAAAGCTGATCGGAGATGTGCCCGCACTCACAGTCAGGCCCACTCTGGTGCCCCTGGACAGCCCACTGGCCGTGGCCGGGACTCTGAACTCCGCTGCTATTTATACCGATCTATCCGGGACGATTACTGTATCGGGTCTTGGTGCAGGCTCCATAGAGACGGCCTCGGCCATTCTCACCGATATCATCAGCATCTACCGGACTAAACGCATAGATGCCATATTCTAG
- a CDS encoding amino acid-binding protein, whose protein sequence is MRLSMDLELQDVPGQLLLAMQPLSDNKANIISVVHHRDRKTPRGMIPVRFVVEMDRSRIEAVQARLQESGISVVRAGEDRFIEAVSVVLVGHVLDSDLGDTINRIDSTGYAEVMDLSLTMPGVNEPSSAYLKIRATGKAEIQKALTILRNVGEEKKLLVIEPIETEAV, encoded by the coding sequence ATGCGACTTTCCATGGATTTAGAGCTGCAGGATGTTCCCGGCCAGCTGCTCCTTGCGATGCAACCCTTGAGTGATAACAAGGCTAACATCATCAGCGTGGTTCACCACAGGGACCGCAAGACTCCCCGGGGCATGATCCCGGTTCGATTCGTCGTGGAGATGGACCGCTCAAGAATCGAGGCTGTCCAGGCCAGGCTCCAAGAAAGCGGAATCTCCGTTGTCCGGGCGGGAGAGGACCGATTCATCGAAGCAGTATCAGTTGTGCTAGTGGGCCATGTGCTGGATAGCGACCTGGGAGACACCATAAACCGGATCGACTCCACCGGCTACGCTGAGGTGATGGACCTTTCCCTGACCATGCCCGGCGTGAATGAGCCCTCCTCTGCCTACCTCAAGATTCGCGCCACCGGCAAGGCTGAGATCCAAAAGGCTTTGACCATTCTGCGCAATGTGGGCGAGGAGAAGAAGCTGCTTGTTATCGAGCCCATAGAGACGGAGGCAGTATGA
- a CDS encoding SAM-dependent methyltransferase, which yields MFIQLEEINSRPEPFGFYTAADLWTDEHTSEQMLAYHLNADIDVSSRRGEFIDRSVEWIASRFSIGADTRIADFGCGPGLYANRLAKVGASVIGIDFSKCSIKHAREAAREVGLTIEYINQNYLDFETEHRFDLILMIMCDFCALSPSQRRIMLAKFHSMLLPGGSVLLDVYSQSAFKQRKEASSYGVNLLDGFWSAEKYYGFLNTFKYDDAMVVLDKYTIVESARKRTVYNWLQYFTPESLWREFEMAGFADQELYADVAGAPFDKMASEFAIIAQKK from the coding sequence ATGTTCATTCAGCTGGAAGAAATCAATAGTCGACCTGAACCATTTGGGTTCTACACAGCGGCAGACCTGTGGACCGACGAACATACCTCAGAGCAAATGCTTGCATATCATCTCAATGCCGATATCGATGTATCATCCCGTCGAGGCGAGTTCATCGATCGATCGGTGGAATGGATTGCATCCCGCTTTAGTATTGGCGCCGACACCCGAATCGCCGATTTTGGCTGTGGTCCCGGGCTCTATGCAAATCGGCTGGCGAAGGTCGGTGCTAGTGTAATTGGTATTGATTTCTCTAAGTGCTCAATCAAGCATGCCCGAGAAGCAGCGCGAGAGGTGGGATTGACCATTGAATACATAAACCAGAACTACCTGGATTTCGAAACAGAACACCGCTTCGATCTCATTCTGATGATCATGTGCGACTTCTGCGCTTTAAGCCCGTCGCAGCGCAGGATTATGCTCGCTAAGTTCCACTCCATGCTTCTGCCAGGTGGGTCTGTCCTTCTCGATGTTTATTCCCAAAGTGCGTTCAAGCAACGCAAGGAGGCAAGCTCGTATGGAGTGAATCTTCTCGATGGATTCTGGTCCGCGGAGAAGTACTATGGATTTCTGAACACTTTCAAGTACGACGACGCAATGGTGGTTTTGGATAAGTACACCATCGTCGAATCGGCGAGAAAACGAACTGTCTACAACTGGCTGCAATACTTCACTCCCGAGTCGTTGTGGCGCGAGTTTGAGATGGCAGGTTTCGCAGATCAAGAGCTCTATGCTGACGTTGCGGGCGCGCCGTTTGATAAAATGGCCTCTGAGTTTGCCATCATTGCGCAAAAGAAATAG
- the dapB gene encoding 4-hydroxy-tetrahydrodipicolinate reductase codes for MTRIAITGALGRMGTLVIQEAARIEGMELVAGLDAVGAGKPLQGGVLVKDASQLEQVLKETRPDVLIDFTIAKAAVKNVCIAASLGVDLVVGTTGISSEQHSEMREAIEGNVAAVITPNFSVGVNLFWKLVADAAAALKGYDFDIEIIEAHHNQKKDAPSGTALATLEAIRRARGESDLSEVVYGRNGIMPRGKEIGVHAVRAGDIVGDHTVLLAGPGERLEIRHQAHSRAAFASGAVRAATWVVGRKPGIYGMADVLESR; via the coding sequence ATGACTCGAATTGCGATTACTGGAGCGCTGGGGCGCATGGGCACCCTAGTCATCCAGGAGGCGGCCAGGATTGAGGGGATGGAGCTGGTGGCAGGCCTGGATGCGGTCGGCGCGGGAAAGCCGCTTCAGGGGGGCGTTCTGGTAAAAGATGCCTCACAGCTAGAGCAGGTCTTGAAAGAGACTAGGCCGGATGTGCTCATCGACTTCACAATAGCCAAAGCGGCAGTGAAAAACGTCTGCATAGCGGCCTCTCTAGGTGTCGATCTGGTGGTGGGAACCACAGGCATCTCTTCGGAACAGCATTCCGAGATGAGAGAGGCAATAGAAGGCAATGTGGCCGCGGTCATAACCCCCAACTTCAGCGTGGGAGTAAACCTGTTCTGGAAGCTGGTGGCTGATGCTGCAGCAGCTCTTAAAGGCTACGATTTCGATATAGAGATCATAGAAGCCCATCACAATCAAAAGAAGGACGCACCCAGCGGCACTGCTCTGGCCACATTGGAGGCTATAAGAAGAGCTCGGGGTGAGTCGGATCTCTCGGAGGTCGTCTATGGCCGGAACGGGATCATGCCGCGAGGCAAAGAGATTGGAGTTCATGCCGTGCGGGCAGGGGACATCGTAGGAGACCATACCGTCCTTTTGGCGGGTCCTGGCGAGAGGCTGGAGATCAGGCACCAGGCCCATAGCAGAGCCGCTTTTGCCAGCGGTGCAGTGCGGGCAGCCACCTGGGTGGTTGGCAGGAAGCCTGGTATTTACGGCATGGCGGACGTTCTAGAATCCAGATGA
- the dapA gene encoding 4-hydroxy-tetrahydrodipicolinate synthase, producing the protein MYSGVLPAIITPFHEDKSLDEEGLKRNVEYLSKTGISGMVPCGTTGEAATLTFEEHKRVIEIAVENSTVPVIAGTGSNNTREAVELTCHAAEAGAHAALLITPYYNKPNDRGMFEHFKTVAEKCDIPIVLYNVPKRTGIDLKPELVAKLSRIKNIVAIKEASGSLSQLSQIIEQTWGSDFSVLCGDDDLTLPAMALGAKGVISVVANVAPRKTVAMVDAMMKGDLEKARSLHYELAPLVRAMFLETNPIPVKTAHKYLGLAGGPLRLPLGEMAADKEKMLKELLVTLGERA; encoded by the coding sequence ATGTATAGCGGCGTGCTTCCTGCGATAATCACGCCATTTCATGAGGACAAGAGCCTGGACGAGGAGGGTCTGAAGAGAAACGTAGAGTACCTGAGCAAAACAGGAATATCAGGCATGGTTCCCTGCGGCACTACCGGTGAGGCGGCAACTCTGACCTTCGAAGAGCATAAGCGAGTGATAGAGATCGCAGTGGAGAACTCCACGGTTCCGGTGATAGCAGGAACTGGCTCCAATAACACCCGCGAGGCGGTGGAGCTGACCTGTCATGCCGCAGAGGCGGGCGCACATGCTGCCCTGCTGATCACCCCATACTATAATAAGCCCAATGATCGCGGCATGTTCGAGCACTTCAAGACCGTAGCCGAGAAGTGCGACATCCCCATAGTGCTCTACAATGTTCCCAAGAGGACCGGAATCGACCTCAAGCCGGAGCTTGTGGCAAAGCTCTCTCGAATAAAGAATATCGTGGCCATAAAGGAGGCCAGCGGAAGCCTTTCCCAGCTATCTCAAATTATTGAGCAGACATGGGGAAGCGACTTTTCCGTTCTCTGTGGCGATGATGATCTTACGCTTCCAGCCATGGCCCTGGGTGCAAAGGGCGTGATCTCAGTGGTGGCCAATGTTGCCCCCAGAAAGACTGTGGCAATGGTGGATGCCATGATGAAGGGCGACCTGGAGAAGGCAAGATCCCTGCACTATGAGCTTGCTCCCCTGGTTCGAGCGATGTTCCTTGAGACCAACCCCATACCTGTGAAGACTGCTCATAAGTACCTGGGATTGGCAGGTGGCCCATTGCGCCTTCCCCTGGGGGAGATGGCTGCAGATAAAGAGAAGATGCTAAAGGAGCTGCTGGTGACCCTGGGCGAGAGAGCATGA
- a CDS encoding 30S ribosomal protein S17e — MIARYKLWSKDAQRIDLAGVLIMGSVKPSYIKNFAMDLLRTYESSFSPDFEQNKLRVSEYTDIKNKTIRNRIAGYISNVMRQRSTRREVEVDV, encoded by the coding sequence ATGATAGCAAGATATAAATTGTGGAGCAAGGATGCACAAAGGATTGATCTAGCTGGAGTGTTGATTATGGGAAGCGTAAAGCCTAGTTATATTAAGAATTTCGCGATGGACCTGTTGAGAACCTACGAGAGCTCATTTAGCCCTGACTTTGAGCAGAACAAGCTGCGGGTATCGGAGTATACCGATATCAAGAACAAAACCATCCGCAACCGCATAGCAGGCTACATATCCAATGTTATGAGGCAGAGAAGTACGAGAAGAGAGGTCGAGGTTGATGTATAG
- the thiD gene encoding bifunctional hydroxymethylpyrimidine kinase/phosphomethylpyrimidine kinase, which translates to MPKVVLTIGGSDSGGGAGIQADIKTFSVLGLHGTSAITAITAQNTLGVQNVYALSPEEVRAQLESITEDFSIAWAKTGMLHSAQIVDTVADHLQANDIPLVLDPVIEAEAGGRLLRPDAVSALKERLIPLAGVVTPNIFEAEALSGIRVRDMDSAAHAARGIMSLGAQAVIVKGGHLDCTDLLMVRNKSTLLPSERIPGENHGIGCTFSAALTSFLALGCSIENAALNAKEFAKSALRGSLRVGKGVGPVNQSAALRVEASRYRVLCDLEVAVDLLENSHELFDLMLKGGAGPAMAIPGARCPEDVAALEGGLTKIEERVCRFGGFRFGGRSDSASVILAAMKIDPLAKAAIDLEPKALLSCRELGLPIIDRARLDELAAIGQCHLKGEEELSEGEGSALLPAAIWDEGVLGKEPRLYLLGASASLLVELLASLPASRAWGILEDDSKI; encoded by the coding sequence ATGCCGAAAGTAGTGCTGACTATAGGCGGATCGGATTCAGGAGGAGGTGCCGGAATCCAGGCGGACATCAAGACATTTTCCGTCCTGGGCCTGCATGGAACATCCGCCATCACTGCCATCACCGCCCAGAACACTCTGGGAGTGCAAAACGTCTATGCACTCTCTCCCGAAGAGGTAAGAGCGCAGCTCGAATCGATCACAGAGGACTTTTCCATTGCCTGGGCCAAGACCGGTATGCTCCACTCGGCCCAGATTGTGGATACAGTAGCCGATCACCTCCAGGCAAATGATATTCCTTTGGTCCTGGATCCGGTGATCGAGGCTGAGGCTGGCGGCAGGCTCCTTCGGCCCGATGCGGTATCTGCCCTGAAAGAGCGCTTGATCCCCCTGGCAGGGGTGGTCACCCCCAACATCTTCGAGGCAGAGGCTCTTTCTGGAATCCGCGTTCGCGACATGGATAGTGCTGCTCATGCCGCCCGCGGTATCATGAGCCTGGGGGCACAAGCGGTGATCGTCAAGGGAGGGCACCTGGATTGCACCGATCTGCTCATGGTGCGCAACAAGTCCACTCTTCTGCCCTCAGAAAGGATACCAGGAGAGAACCACGGCATTGGATGTACCTTCTCTGCCGCTTTAACCTCTTTTCTTGCCCTGGGCTGCTCAATTGAAAACGCCGCCCTGAATGCAAAGGAGTTCGCAAAGAGTGCCCTTCGCGGGAGCCTCAGGGTGGGAAAGGGGGTGGGCCCGGTAAACCAGTCTGCAGCCCTGAGAGTTGAAGCGAGCCGTTACCGGGTTCTGTGCGATCTGGAAGTGGCGGTGGATCTGCTGGAAAACTCTCACGAGCTCTTCGATCTCATGCTGAAGGGAGGAGCAGGGCCTGCCATGGCCATTCCCGGTGCCAGATGCCCTGAGGATGTGGCAGCGCTGGAGGGAGGATTAACAAAGATCGAGGAGAGAGTATGCCGGTTTGGAGGATTTCGATTCGGTGGCAGGAGCGATAGCGCTTCTGTGATCCTTGCCGCAATGAAAATAGACCCTCTGGCAAAAGCGGCCATCGATTTAGAGCCAAAGGCCCTCCTATCCTGCAGAGAGCTTGGCCTCCCGATAATAGATCGCGCTCGATTGGATGAACTGGCAGCAATTGGCCAATGCCATTTGAAGGGCGAGGAGGAGCTGAGCGAAGGGGAAGGCTCAGCTCTACTGCCCGCTGCGATATGGGATGAGGGCGTCCTGGGTAAAGAGCCCAGGCTTTATCTGCTGGGGGCTTCAGCATCCTTGCTGGTCGAACTGTTGGCCAGCTTGCCGGCGTCCAGGGCTTGGGGCATTCTAGAGGATGATAGCAAGATATAA
- a CDS encoding DUF61 family protein, with product MAFSGEGRGLNKNILVKTIQTMNQHLPNRRLNLTELLAMEKPGIRGKDNTFFIMDKSELKLISESVPRFLWSRLRLPMLIEMSPDFGSGGARIQGEAEVEMVSKILGKEKPLNKQIVIYLPDVRELRRKLPTTTQYAFITNLRDRNISD from the coding sequence ATGGCGTTTTCCGGAGAAGGAAGAGGATTAAACAAGAACATACTGGTCAAGACCATCCAGACGATGAATCAGCACCTGCCAAACAGGCGGCTCAATCTGACCGAGCTCTTGGCAATGGAGAAGCCCGGAATCAGGGGAAAGGATAACACCTTTTTCATTATGGACAAGTCAGAGCTGAAGCTGATCTCCGAGTCAGTTCCAAGATTCCTGTGGAGCCGCCTCAGACTGCCAATGCTCATTGAGATGTCCCCGGATTTCGGCAGTGGTGGTGCCCGTATTCAGGGTGAGGCAGAGGTGGAGATGGTAAGCAAGATACTGGGCAAAGAGAAGCCGCTGAACAAGCAGATCGTAATCTACCTTCCCGATGTGCGAGAGCTTCGCCGGAAGCTTCCTACAACCACACAGTATGCATTCATTACCAATCTCCGGGACAGAAATATCAGCGACTGA